In Silene latifolia isolate original U9 population chromosome X, ASM4854445v1, whole genome shotgun sequence, the following proteins share a genomic window:
- the LOC141619717 gene encoding translation factor GUF1 homolog, chloroplastic-like encodes MAAVPTTHNSPQVHPFNRLNLSSKHSLSLFFFNGGFTSPFSPLKLPRKLRLISQAASDVSALPFAAKAGQDRLLKVPVSNIRNFSIIAHIDHGKSTLADKLLETTGTVLKREMKEQFLDNMDLERERGITIKLQAARMRYVYENEAYCLNLIDTPGHVDFSYEVSRSLAACEGALLVVDASQGVEAQTLANVYLALENNLEIIPVLNKIDLPGADADRVAKEIEEIVGLDCSNAIRCSAKEGIGITEILDSIVRKIPPPPETASKALRALIFDSYYDPYRGVIAYFRIIDGTLKKGDRIYFMNSKKDYFADEIGVLSPTQMQVDELYAGEVGYLSASIRSVADARVGDTITHFGRKAEGPLPGYQEATPMVFCGLFPIDADQFPDLRDALEKLQLNDAALKFEPETSSAMGFGFRCGFLGLLHMEIIQERLEREYNLSLITTAPSVVYRVITATETIECSNPSLLPEPGKRKSIEEPYVKIELLTPKEYIGPLMELAQERRGEFKEMKYIAENRASLIYEMPLAEMVGDFFDQLKSRSKGYASMEYTVVGYRESDLVKLDIQINGDRVEPLATIVHKDKAYGVGRALTQKLKELIPRQMFKVPIQACIGSKVIASEAISAIRKDVLAKCYGGDITRKKKLLRKQAEGKKRMKSIGKVDVPQEAFMAVLKLEKEVI; translated from the exons ATGGCTGCCGTACCAACAACACATAATTCACCCCAAGTTCATCCTTTTAATCGATTAAACCTCAGTTCTAAGCATTCACTTTCTCTCTTCTTCTTCAATGGCGGCTTCACTTCTCCATTTTCGCCTCTTAAACTTCCCCGCAAGCTTAGACTCATTTCTCAAGCAGCTTCTGATGTTTCTGCACTTCCCTTTGCTGCTAAAGCTGGCCAAGATCGTCTTTTGAAG GTTCCTGTTTCAAATATCAGAAATTTTTCCATTATTGCACATATCGACCACGGTAAATCAACTTTAGCCGACAAATTGCTTGAAACAACTGGCACTGTGCTTAAGCGTGAGATGAAGGAACAATTCCTCGATAATATGGATTTGGAGAGGGAAAGAGGAATCACAATAAAACTACAG GCAGCAAGAATGCGGTATGTTTATGAAAATGAAGCATATTGTCTCAACCTTATTGACACTCCAGGACACGTGGATTTCTCCTATGAG GTTTCTCGCTCTCTTGCTGCATGTGAGGGTGCTCTGCTTGTGGTAGATGCTTCTCAG GGAGTGGAAGCTCAAACACTAGCTAATGTTTATCTGGCGTTAGAGAACAACTTAGAAATCATACCG GTTCTGAACAAGATAGATTTGCCCGGTGCAGATGCTGATCGCGTTGCTAAGGAGATTGAGGAG ATTGTTGGATTGGATTGTAGCAATGCTATTCGCTGCTCTGCGAAG GAGGGCATAGGTATAACTGAAATCCTCGATTCCATTGTTCGAAAGATTCCTCCACCTCCTGAGACTGCCTCAAAGGCCTTAAGAGCCCTAATATTTGATAG TTACTATGATCCCTATAGAGGCGTGATTGCATACTTCCGAATAATTGATGGGACTCTGAAGAAAGGAGATCGAATTTATTTCATGAACAGTAAAAAG GATTACTTTGCTGATGAAATTGGAGTTCTTTCTCCTACTCAAATGCAAGTTGATGAGCTGTATGCTGGAGAG GTCGGATACCTGTCAGCCTCCATAAGATCAGTTGCAGACGCTAGGGTTGGTGATACAATCACTCACTTTGGGAGGAAGGCGGAGGGCCCTCTACCTGGATATCAGGAGGCAACTCCCATGGTCTTCTGTGGCCTATTTCCCATTGATGCTGATCA GTTTCCGGACTTGCGTGATGCACTCGAAAAGCTGCAGCTGAATGATGCTGCCCTGAAA TTTGAACCAGAGACCTCGTCTGCAATGGGTTTTGGCTTCAGATGTGGCTTTTTGGGTCTTCTCCACATGGAAATCATTCAG GAAAGACTGGAAAGGGAATACAATTTATCTCTGATAACGACTGCTCCAAGTGTTGTATACCGAGTGATTACAGCCACTGAAACG ATTGAGTGCTCGAATCCGTCTCTTCTTCCAGAACCCGGAAAAAGAAAGTCAATTGAAGAGCCATATGTGAAG ATTGAGCTACTCACTCCTAAAGAATATATTGGTCCTTTGATGGAGCTGGCCCAAGAAAGAAGGGGAGAGTTTAAGGAAATGAAATATATTGCTGAAAATAGGGCATCGCTAATCTATGAAATGCCTTTGGCAGAG ATGGTGGGTGATTTTTTTGACCAGCTGAAGTCCAGGAGTAAGGGCTATGCCAGCATGGAATACACCGTTGTCGG GTATCGGGAAAGTGATTTGGTTAAGCTTGATATCCAAATAAATGGTGATCGTGTGGAGCCTTTAGCAACTATTGTCCACAAGGATAAG GCATATGGCGTGGGACGGGCTTTGACTCAAAAACTGAAAGAGCTTATACCACGACAGATGTTTAAAGTACCTATACAA gcatgcattggctccaaAGTTATCGCCAGTGAAGCTATTTCTGCAATCAGGAAAGATGTTTTAGCCAAATGCTATG GGGGTGACATAACAAGGAAAAAGAAACTGCTGAGGAAACAG GCCGAAGGAAAGAAGAGGATGAAGTCCATTGGCAAAGTGGATGTACCTCAAGAAGCATTCATGGCCGTGTTAAAGCTTGAAAAGGAAGTCATATAA